The window GGATAAAGGTCTTTAATGTTTAAATGTTTTAAACATTATTCAAATATATACAATTACAAACGTGAATTATTCTTAAAAAATGAGAGGGTATCCTTAATTTCGAGGCATCAAGTTTCCCTTATTCGTCTTCAGCATAACCACTCATGCGGTTTTTGTCCATGAGAATGACATAATCTGCAGAGTTCTTGAGCGCTGTGGAAAATCCGGGCTCAACCCCGAAGATAATGGTCTCTTTCCCATGTTCGTTTGCTTTGTTCAGGAGCGGTTTGAAATCCGCATCTCGGGTCACGATTGCAAGAGTATCTATGTTGGGGTTGTAGACCAGTTCCATGCCCTCCACTGCGAGGCGCACATCCACATCACTGGAACAGATGATGGGTTCAAAACCATGGTTTTCAATAGCTTCGACAAGCTTGTCAGAAGCGTACTGGTTCAGGAAAACACGTCCGATCTTGATATTCCCGTAGTCCTTCAGAACGTCCCTTATTTCCTCAAGATTTACATCAAACTCTTTTCTGAGGATATTCGGCCCATCCACCAGAAGTCCTATCTTTCTCCTGCCAACTTCTTTCTTAGTACGGAGGTATCTAGAAATGGAATCAAGTCCACTTTTTACAGGCTTCATTATTAATGTCCTCTGTGATCTTCATTTGGATTCGGTTAAGGTTTAAAATGTCAAAAAGTGTTATTTATTATGCAACATATCAACTACTTATGTTGGAAAATCACTATATATAGTATTCGAAGTTGTGCATAAAAAGCGTTAACTGATACCATAAGCTGTGATCTTACATTTTTGAGTATTCTTAATCCTTGTTAATTTTCCAAAAAGATTTCCTTTGATAGAAAGTTTCAGCTTTACACATCCCGGACAACCATTACCGGAACTTTTGAGCCTCTGACTACGTTTTCTGCAACGCTTCCTATTAGAAACCTGTCGAGTCCGGTTTTTCCGAGGGTGCCCATAACTATCAGGTCAATGTCATTATTCTCGGAGAAATCTAAAATTTCATTACTCGGGTTACCATCTAAAATAACTTCTTTTACTTCCACTCCTGATTTCTCTCCAAGCTTCTTAACTTCAGATACTGCTTTCTCCCCTTTACTTCTAATGATTTTATATATGTTTTTTCTACCAATCGTCCAATTTTCAGAAATTAAAGAAGATGCATTTACCACACAAAGGGCGTAGACAGTCGCTTCACTAAGTTTTGCAATCCCAATTCCGTAAAAAATGGCCCTCTGGGCATTCTCAGATCCGTCCGTTGCAATCACTATATTTCGGCAAAACTTTCTATTCATATATTGTTCCCCATTTGCTTTAAGCATACAGTACCGATGTGACAAAAAAGATTAATTCAATTATATTCATCAGCTTCGATTTCATCAGCTTCGATTTCATCAGCTTCGATTTCATCAGCTTCGATTTCATCAGCTTCGATTTCATCAGCTTCAATTTTCAGAGTTATTTGGATTATTACTTTCAATTTTGAGTAAAAATTCAAATAATAACGCTGAATGAGGGTATTTCCAAAAATAAAGGGTTGTAGCCTTTTAAAAAGGCTACTTGAATATTTCCTTATATATGCTGCTAGCTGCTTTAATCCTGTTTCTTCTTTCTCAGAACGACGAAACATGCTGCAAGAACCATTGCAATACCTATTCCAATCTGATATCCCGGAAGTGATTTTTTGGCTTCCAGAATCTTCGTGTTTATTTTGACACTGTCCGAAATCTGGTTGTGACCTTCTGTATCTTTATAGAGAACTTCACTCGTTAAAGAGTAGGGTTTCGAGGTTGCTGTATCGTCTACATCCATGTCAAAGATTGCGACCGCACTTTCTCCAGGTTTCAGGTTGCCGAGGAAAGCCTGGTCATCGGTTGTGCTGAATGGGTCGCTGGCGCTTAATCTTACAGTTGCATCCTTTGCAGGCTCTTCACCTGTATTCTTATAGGTCACTTGAAGATTGCCATTCTTTCCGGGATAAAGGTCACCTGTTACATTTGTGACCTCAAAGTAAGGCTCTTTCTTTACCTGGACAATTATTGTCTGGTTCTGGGTCACGTTTTCGTACCATATGCCTACTCCCTGATTGGACACCAGGCCAGTGGAAGTATCATAATTATCTCCGCTTACCTGCACATTGTTCTGGTATTTGTACGAAAATTCCAGGTTCAAGGGGTATGTACCTGCAGGGGCATTTTCACTGATTTCAATGACGAACTTTGAGGGGATTACGCTTTGTTTCCCCTGTTCAAGGGTGCCTGCTTCTTGAGAACCTGATTTTACGCTTATATATGGACTATCAGATTTAAGAGTTGCAAGAACCCCAACAGCTGTCACAGCCTGGGTTTCATACCCCATTTCCGATCGTTGTAGTACAGTATCAACTGTTGTATCAGCTTCCTTCTCGGATTCAAAACCGCTGATTACTCCCTTATTCATAAGTCCAAGATTCAGCGTAAACGTATCTCCTCTGGAGTACTCGTTATCTCCAAGCAGGGTGGCTTCTATATCCGGTCCTCCATATACTGTGTAGAAATTGTCATTGAGGTCAAAATTTTTAGATATGGCTGCCTCTACGGGCACTGTTGCGAGCAGCATCATAAGGAGGGTTGCAATTGCAGCGATATTTCTTTTTTTAATCATTTTCGTCACCTGAAGCATTTTCACTATTTTTTTTCCTGTTACGGAGCATCTTTATAATCTGGTAGATAAAGACAAGAGCGAATAATATCCCAATTATAACAGTTGTGCTTATTTTAGATTCGGCCTTCTCAACTGGCACATCCACTTTCATGTTATCGGAAAGCTCGGTTTTTCCTTTGTCATCTACATACTTTATTTCACTGTCAATACTGTAATTTTTCACCAGCGCCTCAGAATCAGCCGAAATTTCGAGTGATGCCACCCGGCTTTCCCCCTGACCAATTGTCCCGAGCCTGACAATTGTATTGCTGGTGCTCAGGGGTTTCAGGGAAACAAATCTGACCTCAGCATCCTCAGCTGTAGTCTCCCCTGTATTCGTATAAGTAACGTTTATGGTGTTTGTTGAACCCTGTTTTAAACTGCCTGAAACACTACTTATCTCAAACAGCGGTTCTTTTTTAATAGATATGTGGATTGGGAGGACAACATTTTTGGTATAGTATTCCCGTGTGTATCCTGTGCCAGCAATCCCGAGGTTTACTACCTTTGAAGTTTCCGTCAGGGCATTGTGCTGGTATTCGTAATTCACGGGAAGCTTCAGTTCATACTCCCCGGCAGGTGCGGTACTATCAATACGTATGCTGAACTTGAGATCTTGTGTATGTCCAGTTTCAAGTTCATCCGCAGTCTGTAGACTTGTTGTGGGCTCTACATGGATGTAGTCAGATTCCGAAGTCAGGTTTGCTTTGATACCTTTTGCCGTCGTGCAATCCTTTTCTTCCTTCATCTCGGCAAGAGCAATAAGCTCCTCCTGGGAAGCCGGGATGCTATTCTGGTTTGCATACAGCCGCTTGAAACCGTCGATTGAACCAATATTTGCAATTTTTATATGAATATCTGCATATTCCCCTCTCTCAAATTCCGTGTCTCCAGTGATAGAAGCCCTAAGTGTTGGCTCTCCATAGCTTCTGTAATAGTCCACTGAGTATCCTCTGCTCGGAATAAGGAAACTTCCATCATCACTTCCTAATGCTGGAGATACAGTTATCGAGAGAACTGAAAGAAGAACTGCAATTGCAGCGAATGTATTAACTGTTTTCTGTAGTGTGTTTTGTTGGGGTTTCTTCATTGGGTATCGGCCCCCTTGACATTATTTGCTTTTGTTTGCAGCGCCTGAGTTTCTCTTCTCTTGTCCCTCCAGGTGTCCATTAATACGATAAGGGGCGGAAATACCAGGAAGGTTGCAACCAGAACCAGTGCAATATCAATAACTGTCACTGTTCCAAAGTCTTTTATTATAGGAAATGGAGATATCATCAGAGCTGCAAACCCACCTACAACTGTCGATCCCGAGGCGAGGAGTGCGGCTCCGTTGCTCTTAATTGTCCTGTGTATAGCTTGCAGGGGATCGCCTACGTGACTCTTTTCTTCAAAGTATCTTTCCATCATGAGAACTGAGTACTCACAACCTATTCCAATGATCAGTGCTCCCATGGTTGCAGTCAAAGGGGTGTAATCAATTTGCATATACGTCATTACCAGCCCTGACCAGCCAGTCACTATGAACATTGGAATAATGGCAGCCAGAGCTTTTATCCAGTCCCTGTAAACCACCAGAAGTCCGGCGAGTACCAGGAAAAGCCCAAGATAGGTCATTAAGATTCTTCCGCCTGTAAGTGCGCCCATAATTTCAATTAAGACCACTGAGTGCCCTGTAATCGTAACTGAAACTCCTGGAGGAGCCTGCATCCACTGTATGTCTTTCTGTACTATGTTGGTTAACTCTTCAATCCCTTCAGTCTTTATGTCGGCAGCGGCATTTCCAAGGTTAAAATTTAAGAGAAGCATGTTTTTGCCGTACACATATTGGTCCTTCTGGGATTCCGGGATTTCATTGTAGATTGCCTCAATCTCATCCCGATTATCCGGGATTGTGCCGTCGTTTAACTCCTTTACAAGAGGCACGATGCTTGAAGCACTGTATATGTGTCGCCTTTGAGTTTCATGTTCGCTGAACCTGTCAATCCACTTCAGAACTTCGGGGTCAGCAGTATCATCTACCTTTATTATGAGGTTAAGTGCATCAGTCCCTCCCATGACATCCTTCATATGTTGCAGGTCTAGAAGAGCTGGCATATCCTGGGGAACAAAACTGTTGGTATCAGTCTCGACACCCACAGACTCATCGGCATACATACCTGCAACACAGAGCAGAATTGCAATCCCGAGTATCAACACACTGTTCTTTATTGAAAAGTCATTGAGCTTTTCAAGAAGATGTTCTACAAGGCTGGGTTTCGGTTTTCCGGAAGAAAGATATGCTGGATTTGTTTCTGTCGGTTTTGCTTCTTTATTTCCTTTCTTCGACTGGAATTTTATCGAGACATCGTCGAAGATGTAGACCGTGACTACTCCGACAAACATGGCTGCTAAATAGCACATTACTATGCCGATCGAGAGAAGTTTCCCAAAATCTTGAATCATCGGAACTGTGGATGTAAACAGGGAAAAGAAGCCCAGAGCACTCATGGTAAGAGCTATGAGTACAGCAGGTCCGGTGTGTTTTATTGTTGCTATAATGGCTTTGGATTTGTTTCCTTCTTTATGCAGCTCTTCTTCGATTCTGTTATGAAATTGAATGGCATAATCGATACCAAGCCCTATCAGGACCGGGAAAGCCGACATTGAAACCATTGATAGGGGAATTCCCAGAAAACCCATAGCTCCGAAGGTATATACAATACCGATTAAAACAATCGGTAAAGGCAACAATTTCCAGCGGACGTGCCGGAAAACAAGGCTCAACACGATCACCATAAAAATGGCAGCAAGCCCGAGCAATGATCCCATACTTGTGCTCATCGCATCGCTCATTTCAATCATGAAGGCTGGCTCTCCTGTTACTATGAGATTGTAAGACGGGGGAAAATTAGAAAATTTGACAGCTTCTTCGGCCACCTTTATAATTTCTTTTTGCTGGTCATCTGAGATGGACCTCGCCATCGTTACAAAGATCAACATATGTGTATTATCAGGAACTAATGTTCCGAATGTATCCGGATTTCCATCAATAATTTCCTTGATCTCTGCATCGGTTTCCGGGATTTTGGACCTGCCTGTTGTCCGGGAATTTATTTTCATTAGAATAGAAGCCGGACTTGTGATCCCAACAACCCCTTCGGTGGACTCGAGCTGGTGTTCAAGCCGATCTGCAGCTTTCATTATATCCACAGATTTTACATCGTTCCCTTCTACCATCACTACAAGGGAGTCGGTCCCGAATATGTTTGAGTAAAGATGATCAAAGTTCTGATAGAGTTTCGAATCTTTGCTTACAAAGGTCTCCGTTCCTGAGGCCATACTAATTTTTTGTGCACCCTGCATTGATAACAAGATGAGAAGAAAAAAGACCAGGAGTATGGTCATACGGTTGTTGTGGATAAATACACCAAGTTTTTCAAAAATATTCTTAATGGTGGATTCCTCTCATTACTTTTTTAAAGTGTAGTTGTAAAGTACATATGAATTTATCATAGGGTCTTGCTTTCCAAAGGCGCTGTGCTGATTCAAATCCGTCGAT is drawn from Methanosarcina lacustris Z-7289 and contains these coding sequences:
- a CDS encoding TIGR00288 family NYN domain-containing protein; translation: MKPVKSGLDSISRYLRTKKEVGRRKIGLLVDGPNILRKEFDVNLEEIRDVLKDYGNIKIGRVFLNQYASDKLVEAIENHGFEPIICSSDVDVRLAVEGMELVYNPNIDTLAIVTRDADFKPLLNKANEHGKETIIFGVEPGFSTALKNSADYVILMDKNRMSGYAEDE
- a CDS encoding universal stress protein, giving the protein MNRKFCRNIVIATDGSENAQRAIFYGIGIAKLSEATVYALCVVNASSLISENWTIGRKNIYKIIRSKGEKAVSEVKKLGEKSGVEVKEVILDGNPSNEILDFSENNDIDLIVMGTLGKTGLDRFLIGSVAENVVRGSKVPVMVVRDV
- a CDS encoding COG1361 S-layer family protein, whose product is MIKKRNIAAIATLLMMLLATVPVEAAISKNFDLNDNFYTVYGGPDIEATLLGDNEYSRGDTFTLNLGLMNKGVISGFESEKEADTTVDTVLQRSEMGYETQAVTAVGVLATLKSDSPYISVKSGSQEAGTLEQGKQSVIPSKFVIEISENAPAGTYPLNLEFSYKYQNNVQVSGDNYDTSTGLVSNQGVGIWYENVTQNQTIIVQVKKEPYFEVTNVTGDLYPGKNGNLQVTYKNTGEEPAKDATVRLSASDPFSTTDDQAFLGNLKPGESAVAIFDMDVDDTATSKPYSLTSEVLYKDTEGHNQISDSVKINTKILEAKKSLPGYQIGIGIAMVLAACFVVLRKKKQD
- a CDS encoding COG1361 S-layer family protein; amino-acid sequence: MKKPQQNTLQKTVNTFAAIAVLLSVLSITVSPALGSDDGSFLIPSRGYSVDYYRSYGEPTLRASITGDTEFERGEYADIHIKIANIGSIDGFKRLYANQNSIPASQEELIALAEMKEEKDCTTAKGIKANLTSESDYIHVEPTTSLQTADELETGHTQDLKFSIRIDSTAPAGEYELKLPVNYEYQHNALTETSKVVNLGIAGTGYTREYYTKNVVLPIHISIKKEPLFEISSVSGSLKQGSTNTINVTYTNTGETTAEDAEVRFVSLKPLSTSNTIVRLGTIGQGESRVASLEISADSEALVKNYSIDSEIKYVDDKGKTELSDNMKVDVPVEKAESKISTTVIIGILFALVFIYQIIKMLRNRKKNSENASGDEND
- a CDS encoding efflux RND transporter permease subunit; the protein is MTILLVFFLLILLSMQGAQKISMASGTETFVSKDSKLYQNFDHLYSNIFGTDSLVVMVEGNDVKSVDIMKAADRLEHQLESTEGVVGITSPASILMKINSRTTGRSKIPETDAEIKEIIDGNPDTFGTLVPDNTHMLIFVTMARSISDDQQKEIIKVAEEAVKFSNFPPSYNLIVTGEPAFMIEMSDAMSTSMGSLLGLAAIFMVIVLSLVFRHVRWKLLPLPIVLIGIVYTFGAMGFLGIPLSMVSMSAFPVLIGLGIDYAIQFHNRIEEELHKEGNKSKAIIATIKHTGPAVLIALTMSALGFFSLFTSTVPMIQDFGKLLSIGIVMCYLAAMFVGVVTVYIFDDVSIKFQSKKGNKEAKPTETNPAYLSSGKPKPSLVEHLLEKLNDFSIKNSVLILGIAILLCVAGMYADESVGVETDTNSFVPQDMPALLDLQHMKDVMGGTDALNLIIKVDDTADPEVLKWIDRFSEHETQRRHIYSASSIVPLVKELNDGTIPDNRDEIEAIYNEIPESQKDQYVYGKNMLLLNFNLGNAAADIKTEGIEELTNIVQKDIQWMQAPPGVSVTITGHSVVLIEIMGALTGGRILMTYLGLFLVLAGLLVVYRDWIKALAAIIPMFIVTGWSGLVMTYMQIDYTPLTATMGALIIGIGCEYSVLMMERYFEEKSHVGDPLQAIHRTIKSNGAALLASGSTVVGGFAALMISPFPIIKDFGTVTVIDIALVLVATFLVFPPLIVLMDTWRDKRRETQALQTKANNVKGADTQ